In a genomic window of Variovorax paradoxus:
- the rpsH gene encoding 30S ribosomal protein S8 — protein sequence MSMSDPIADLLTRIRNAQMVAKPTVSVPSSKVKIAIAQVLKDEGYIDGFQVKTEAGKSELEISLKYYAGRPVIERIERVSRPGLRVYKSSTAIPQVQNGLGVAIVTTPQGVMTDRKARASGVGGEVLCYVA from the coding sequence ATGAGCATGAGTGATCCCATTGCCGACCTGCTGACGCGTATCCGCAACGCGCAGATGGTGGCGAAGCCCACCGTGTCGGTCCCGTCTTCCAAGGTGAAGATCGCGATCGCACAAGTCCTGAAGGACGAGGGCTACATCGACGGCTTCCAGGTCAAGACCGAAGCCGGCAAGAGCGAACTCGAAATTTCGCTGAAGTACTACGCTGGTCGCCCGGTCATCGAGCGCATCGAGCGCGTGAGCCGCCCCGGCCTGCGCGTCTACAAGTCCAGCACTGCCATTCCGCAAGTCCAGAACGGCCTCGGCGTTGCGATCGTCACGACCCCCCAGGGCGTGATGACCGACCGCAAGGCACGCGCCTCCGGTGTCGGTGGCGAAGTGCTGTGCTACGTCGCCTGA
- the rpsN gene encoding 30S ribosomal protein S14, producing MAKASLIQRELKRDKLVAKFAAKHAELKAASNDLKKTEEERAAARLALQKLPRNANPTRQRNRCEITGRPRGTFRQFGLARAKIRELAFNGDIPGVIKASW from the coding sequence GTGGCTAAAGCATCTTTGATCCAGCGCGAACTCAAGCGCGACAAGCTGGTTGCCAAGTTCGCCGCCAAGCACGCCGAACTGAAGGCCGCCTCGAACGACCTCAAGAAGACCGAAGAAGAGCGCGCAGCCGCCCGCCTGGCACTGCAAAAGCTCCCGCGCAACGCGAACCCCACGCGTCAACGCAACCGTTGCGAAATCACCGGTCGTCCGCGCGGCACCTTCCGTCAATTCGGTCTGGCCCGCGCCAAGATCCGCGAACTGGCCTTCAACGGTGACATCCCCGGTGTCATCAAGGCCAGCTGGTAA
- the rplE gene encoding 50S ribosomal protein L5 has translation MARLQQHYREKIAKDLTEKFGYVSPMQVPRLTKITLNMGVGEAVADKKVLDNAVADLTKIAGQKPVVTKSKKAIAGFKIRENQPIGCMVTLRGVQMYEFLDRFVTVALPRVRDFRGISGRAFDGRGNYNIGVKEQIIFPEIEYDKVDALRGLNISITTTAKTDEEAKALLAGFRFPFKN, from the coding sequence ATGGCACGTCTCCAACAACACTATCGCGAAAAGATCGCCAAGGACCTGACCGAGAAGTTCGGTTATGTCTCGCCGATGCAGGTCCCGCGCCTCACCAAGATCACGCTCAACATGGGCGTGGGTGAAGCCGTCGCCGACAAGAAGGTCCTCGACAACGCCGTCGCCGACCTGACCAAGATTGCCGGCCAGAAGCCCGTGGTCACCAAGTCGAAGAAGGCCATCGCCGGTTTCAAGATCCGCGAGAACCAACCCATCGGCTGCATGGTCACGCTGCGCGGCGTCCAGATGTACGAATTCCTGGACCGCTTCGTGACGGTGGCTCTGCCCCGCGTTCGCGACTTCCGCGGTATCTCGGGTCGTGCCTTCGACGGTCGCGGCAACTACAACATCGGCGTGAAAGAGCAGATCATCTTCCCCGAGATCGAGTACGACAAGGTCGACGCCCTGCGTGGTCTGAACATCAGCATCACGACGACGGCCAAGACCGATGAAGAAGCCAAGGCGCTGCTCGCCGGCTTCCGTTTCCCGTTCAAGAACTGA
- the rplX gene encoding 50S ribosomal protein L24 translates to MNKIRKGDQVIVLAGRDKGKRGVVTLRKDDSHVLVEGINLVKKHTKPNPLKGTTGGIVEKAMPIHQSNVAIFNAATGKADRVGIKVSQDAEGKRVAVRVFKSSGEEIKIA, encoded by the coding sequence ATGAACAAGATTCGCAAAGGCGACCAGGTCATCGTGTTGGCCGGCCGCGACAAGGGCAAGCGTGGCGTCGTCACGCTGCGCAAGGACGACTCGCACGTGCTCGTCGAAGGCATCAACCTCGTCAAGAAGCACACCAAGCCGAACCCGCTCAAGGGTACGACCGGTGGCATCGTCGAGAAGGCCATGCCGATTCACCAATCCAACGTGGCGATCTTCAATGCCGCGACCGGCAAGGCCGATCGCGTGGGCATCAAGGTGAGCCAGGATGCCGAAGGCAAGCGCGTCGCAGTGCGTGTCTTCAAGTCCAGCGGCGAAGAAATCAAGATCGCCTAA
- the rplN gene encoding 50S ribosomal protein L14: MIQTESRLEVADNTGAKSVLCIKVLGGSKRRYASVGDVIKVSIKEAAPRGRVKKGEIYSAVVVRTAKGIRRADGSLVKFDGNAAVLLNAKLEPIGTRIFGPVTRELRTEKFMKIVSLAPEVL, from the coding sequence ATGATCCAAACTGAATCCCGGCTCGAAGTGGCCGACAACACAGGCGCGAAGTCCGTCCTGTGTATCAAGGTGCTCGGTGGCTCCAAGCGGCGTTATGCCAGCGTGGGCGACGTCATCAAGGTCAGCATCAAGGAAGCCGCTCCGCGTGGTCGCGTCAAGAAGGGCGAGATCTACAGCGCTGTGGTCGTGCGCACCGCCAAGGGCATCCGTCGCGCCGACGGCTCGCTCGTCAAGTTCGACGGCAATGCCGCCGTGCTGCTCAACGCCAAGCTGGAGCCGATCGGCACCCGCATCTTCGGACCGGTGACGCGCGAACTGCGCACCGAGAAGTTCATGAAGATCGTGTCGCTGGCACCCGAAGTTCTCTAA